CTACCACGCAGCCAACCCGCATATCGAGTCATCGGCAACCGAGTCGATCAAGCTCGTGCGCATGGACGACTTCGTACGCGACGCCGGAATCAAGCATATCGATCTGGTCAAGATCGACGTCGAGGGCGTCGAGCACGAGGTGCTGCTTGGAGGACGCGAGACGTTCCTGACCATGGTCGACACCGTGATCATGGAGATGTCGTTCGTCAGGCACGAGCGTTCAGAGGGCAACTACATCCAGCTCTTTCAGGCGATGCACGAGCTGGGGTTCGCGCCGAGCTACCTGTTCGATATCGAGCAGGGACCCACGGGGGTACCGTGGCGCCTGAGCCAAGTGGACTGCGTGTTCAGGAAGTACTGAGCCCGGCCCCGGTCCCGCTACCGCGAGCCACCCTGGTCGGCGAAGATACCGTTCACGCCGTTGGACCACACGAGCGGGTAGTTCTGCGCACCAAGGTACTCGACAATCTCGCTGCCGCTCCACGCGACCTCGACAAGCACGAGTCTAGGCCTATGGCGTACCCAGTCGTTGCTCTTGAGCACAGCGAGATCCAGCCCTTCGGTGTCCACCGAGAGGAAATCGATCGCCCGCTCGCCCACATGCTCGTCCAACACGTCACTCAGCGGTTCGACGGCGACGCTGACCTCCTCGGCAAGTCGGGCCCCGGGATGCGCAAGATTGTCCTTCACTGCACCCGGATCGAAGGTCGACAGGGTTGCCGGTTCCATCAGATAGAAGGTCAGCGTCCCAACCTTCGACGCAATGCCTATGTTGAGATTGACATCCTCCGGCCGCTGTCGCTTGAGTTCATCGCACAGCGCGGTGTTTGGCTCGATGTTGACTCCACGCCACCCCCGCCGATAGAAGCGCTGCGTGTTGCTCAACTCAGACGGGTCGTTAGCGCCTACGTCGACATACACTCCGTCCCGGGGGCTTCCGAGAATCGCATCGATCACGAGGTCCTCGCCGAACTGACTGAATGAACCCACGGACTCATCGACGAACGGTGGCACTGAGTCCTCCGCCTTGCGACCCGAGAGCTTCTTGGCCAGATCCCAAAGCGCGGGCGGGGTGACTCGATTGATTACTCTCAGCGGTCGCACGTCTTTGAACCTCGCTATTCCTGTCCGCTTGGGGCGCTTGTCCCGATGCGCTTCACGACCTTTGCAGCGACTGACCTGTAGAGTCCGAAATCCTCACGAGTGGGAACGAGCATCTGGCGAATGGTCACGTCTGCCGCCCTCGGCATCAGCCACAGGTACCCGAGCAGGGCGCTGCTGTATGACAGGGTCGACCCCCAAGCGGCGCCTGCTGGTCCCATGACCGGTATGAGCGTCACATAGAGTACCGCGCTGAACACCATCATCATCACGGCGAGGATCGATGTCACGCCGGGTCGTCCGAGTTGGCCGACGAAGAACTGACCATAAGGTTGGCACACGGCGTAGACGACCACGCCCGGCAGCAAGATGCCCAAGTACCAGATGGCATCGGTGAACTCAGCACCGTAGATGGTAGGTACGAGCAGGAAGGCAAGCCCGAACAGGGCGATACCGGCGAGGGCATTCAGCACAAGGAGCGCACGTGAGGTCAACGTCGTGAGCCGTACCGCGTCATGGCGCTCGGCTCCGGTGATCGAACTGAAGACCGCGCTCGCGACCGGGCTACTGAGCAGCCACAGTTTCTCGGCGAGGTTGGTCGCGACGCTGTAGACGCCGACGGCCGAGGGGCCGGCGTAGTAGTTGAGGAAGAATACGTCGGCCCTGAGGAAGAACATCGTACTAGCCTGCCCAGCGTAGGCCTTGGCTGCGTACGGTGTTGCCGCCTTCGTGATCTCAACAATGCGCCGTGGCGAGAACGAGAAGCGCGCGCGGTAGACCGCCAGTGAGAGGATGGCGCTCAGTGTGCTTGCGATGCTCAGCGCAACGACCACGGCCGTAGAACTATCCGGCACGAGCAAGCTCGCCATCACGACTGCGGCCAGATTGAGTGTTGCGAACGCGGACTGAACGCCGGCGAAGGCCACCGCACGTCCGTGCCCGATGAAAAGCGCGCCCAGAAACGCGAACACGTAATACGTGGGCAAGGTGATCACAACGACGGCGAGGTCCAGCGTGGTGAGCCCCTGAAGAATCGACCCCAGGAGCGCATCGCGAAAGAGCCAGACGACCGCGCCGACGACAGCCCCGAGCACGAGCGACCAAACAACTGCAGCTGTGACCAGGTCTCGGGCAGAGTAGTGGTTCTTACCCGCCATGAAGCCAAGTGCCGGACCAAGGCCGAACGAGGCAACCCCTAGGCCTAACGACGGAATGGCCGCGACGATTGCGAGCACGCCCTTGCCCTCAGCACCAAGCAGTCGCGCCACAAGAATCGTGGACGCAAGTCCGATGACCAACATGTAGACTTGACCACCGAAGCCGATGACTGACTTGCGAGCTATGCCCACGAGTCACATCCGCGCAAGAGAACGTTCAAGGAAGCTCCTTGCCGAGGAGACAGCAGCCCGCACGACGGCGTTTCCTGTCGGGCTTTGGGCTCGCCAACTATATCATCGAGAAGCACACCAGACGCCTTCCGAGGTTGGAGTCAGACAGTATGGTGCAAGCGCCGGCGGACAGGCTCGTCATCTACGATATCGACTACTCGGAGTTCATGGAGAACCGAGCGTTCGACGCGGCCTTGATGAGCCAGTATCCGGGTGCCGGTGCTATTGCAGCGCTATCGGCGCGCCTTGCGCAGTCGGGTGTCGGGATGGTCACCGCCGATGCGTATCTCGCTGGCGGTACCGACTCGCGCGAAGCAATCGTGCTCAGCAACGAAGTCACGCGGTTCACGAGAACGCTGCTTTTCGAGCGCGGGCTTCGCGGCGCAGTCTGTGTGAGCGGGGAATCCCCCATCGTCGCGTGGCGCTTCTACCAGGGGCTCCCCGAGTTCTCGTCGTGGTTCAACCACATGGTGCTGTTCCCGGGCGCACGAGCCATGGCCAGCGGGAGCGCCGCGTTCCATGACTTCTCGTGGCCCTACTCCGATCTCACTCCCATCGAGCCCGACCCATGGACCGAGCGCAAACTGCTGGCCGTCGTCAGCGGCAACAAGCGAGCCTTCGGGTGGCCCCGACCAGCCTTCGACCTCGCGCACCCGAAGCCGTCGGCGGGCCGCTGGTACCGCGCATGGCAGGCGCGCAGCGCGCAGTGCAAGAATCTCTGGATGCAAAGCGAGCTCTACCTGGAGCGGCTCACCGCGATCAGGCACTTCGGTGGTTCCGATGGGTTCGACTTGTACGGCAGGGGGTGGGACCAGCCGACTTCGGGCGCCGATCGTGAGACCCAGACCGCTATCGGGCGATCCTATCGTGGCGAGATTCCGCCGCACGACAAGGTTCGCGTGCTTCGCGGCTACCAGTTCTCGCTCTGCTTCGAGAACACGGCATTCCCTGGCTACATAACCGAGAAGATCTTCGACTGCTTCGTGGCTGGAAACATACCCGTGTACCTGGGGGCACCGGACATCGCGGACTATATTCCGCGCGATACCTACATCGACTTCCGCGACTTCCCTGACTACTCCACGCTAGAAGAGCACCTGAGGAGTATGACCGGGGAAGGGGCGCAGCAGCACCTGGCGGCCGCTCGGGACTTCTTGGCGTCTACGCGGAGCGCTCGCTTCTCACAGGAGAGTTGCGTCGAAGTGCTCGCCGACCTGCTGCTCGGATGCTTCGAAAGATGATTCGGCTGCGTAAGCCGACGGGATGGGCCACGGGGAGCCGAATGGCTCCTTCGGGCTAGCGCCGGGGCTGAAAGACGCGCCTGACAGCGCTCAGCGCAGGCCTCGCCGACTCGAACGCACGGCCTAGCCCCATCATCCGCGCCAAGGCCCCGACACCCTGTCCGTTGAGCGATCTCCAGCGGAACAGACCATCAGCCCGCTCACGCGCAACAAGCTCTCGCAATGAGCCGTTGTTCTCACGAGCGGTCACCGAGTGCACGTGCAGCAGGTAGTTGGTGGCGTGACGCGCGAGCAGGTCCGCATCCCCGGGCATGGGGGCCTCAAGCAGCACGTCACGGTAGTAGTGCATCAGCGCAATCGCCTGATCGTCAGTCAAGTTGGGATCGTGGGTGTCTTGCGCTGCGTGAAGCCGGTAGAGGACCAGTGGCTCGCGGATCAGGGCCGTGCTTCCCGATTTCGCCACCTCGAGAAGATAGGGGCGATCCCCGACGATGTGGAACCTCTCCAGTTCCGCGACGTACGATTCGGCCTTCAACAGCGCGGAACTTCTGTACATGGTCGACCCGAAGTGAAGCATGGTGTCGTCCATGATCCATCGCACGAGAGACGCCCGCTCCACGTGCAGCTCAACGGCTCCGGCGACGCCGCTCCACGTCTCGACGGGCGGCTCCAGTCCATCGGCGAACGCCTGGCACTCCGCCGCAATCCACGCCGCGTCGGCGTGCTCCTCCAGAAACCCGAGTTCCCACTCCACCAATCGTGGATGCATGATGTCGTCGTCATGAAAGACCATGCCGAACTCAGTGCGGGAGCATATCTCACGCGCCTTCGTCTGGTTCGGTCCCGAGCCGATGTTGCTTTCGTTGCGGATGTATTCGATGCCCAACGACGAGAATCGCTCCAACACCTGCGAGTAACTGCTGAGGCTCCCGTTGTCGAGCACCACGAGATCGAAGTCTCTGCGCGTTTGAGTCTCGATGCTGGCCAGAGTATCAGCCAAGAACTGCGGCCGCTCATACGTCGGAATGACGATCGTCAGTGGATTCAACCTGCTGGTCCTCGGAGACATCGCACGGGAATCGGACGTGCACGGCATTGTCGCACAACCGCCTGACTCGCCCCCTGCGGCTAGACGCGGGGCACGGCGTAGCACACGGTATCGTCAATCTCGCGGCTGTGGTGTCGCAAGAATAGGTCACTGCCGGGCGCAAGCCGTCTGATGAGCAGGGGAATCGTCCACAGGTCAGCGGGGAGGTGGTAAGCCGACACCGCCAGTTTGGGCGTGGCGCTCGAGAGCAGTCCAGCCGCCCCGAGAAGGGCGTCCGACTC
This DNA window, taken from Coriobacteriia bacterium, encodes the following:
- a CDS encoding FkbM family methyltransferase, whose translation is MRPLRVINRVTPPALWDLAKKLSGRKAEDSVPPFVDESVGSFSQFGEDLVIDAILGSPRDGVYVDVGANDPSELSNTQRFYRRGWRGVNIEPNTALCDELKRQRPEDVNLNIGIASKVGTLTFYLMEPATLSTFDPGAVKDNLAHPGARLAEEVSVAVEPLSDVLDEHVGERAIDFLSVDTEGLDLAVLKSNDWVRHRPRLVLVEVAWSGSEIVEYLGAQNYPLVWSNGVNGIFADQGGSR
- a CDS encoding oligosaccharide flippase family protein: MGIARKSVIGFGGQVYMLVIGLASTILVARLLGAEGKGVLAIVAAIPSLGLGVASFGLGPALGFMAGKNHYSARDLVTAAVVWSLVLGAVVGAVVWLFRDALLGSILQGLTTLDLAVVVITLPTYYVFAFLGALFIGHGRAVAFAGVQSAFATLNLAAVVMASLLVPDSSTAVVVALSIASTLSAILSLAVYRARFSFSPRRIVEITKAATPYAAKAYAGQASTMFFLRADVFFLNYYAGPSAVGVYSVATNLAEKLWLLSSPVASAVFSSITGAERHDAVRLTTLTSRALLVLNALAGIALFGLAFLLVPTIYGAEFTDAIWYLGILLPGVVVYAVCQPYGQFFVGQLGRPGVTSILAVMMMVFSAVLYVTLIPVMGPAGAAWGSTLSYSSALLGYLWLMPRAADVTIRQMLVPTREDFGLYRSVAAKVVKRIGTSAPSGQE
- a CDS encoding glycosyltransferase family 10; amino-acid sequence: MVQAPADRLVIYDIDYSEFMENRAFDAALMSQYPGAGAIAALSARLAQSGVGMVTADAYLAGGTDSREAIVLSNEVTRFTRTLLFERGLRGAVCVSGESPIVAWRFYQGLPEFSSWFNHMVLFPGARAMASGSAAFHDFSWPYSDLTPIEPDPWTERKLLAVVSGNKRAFGWPRPAFDLAHPKPSAGRWYRAWQARSAQCKNLWMQSELYLERLTAIRHFGGSDGFDLYGRGWDQPTSGADRETQTAIGRSYRGEIPPHDKVRVLRGYQFSLCFENTAFPGYITEKIFDCFVAGNIPVYLGAPDIADYIPRDTYIDFRDFPDYSTLEEHLRSMTGEGAQQHLAAARDFLASTRSARFSQESCVEVLADLLLGCFER
- a CDS encoding glycosyltransferase, giving the protein MNPLTIVIPTYERPQFLADTLASIETQTRRDFDLVVLDNGSLSSYSQVLERFSSLGIEYIRNESNIGSGPNQTKAREICSRTEFGMVFHDDDIMHPRLVEWELGFLEEHADAAWIAAECQAFADGLEPPVETWSGVAGAVELHVERASLVRWIMDDTMLHFGSTMYRSSALLKAESYVAELERFHIVGDRPYLLEVAKSGSTALIREPLVLYRLHAAQDTHDPNLTDDQAIALMHYYRDVLLEAPMPGDADLLARHATNYLLHVHSVTARENNGSLRELVARERADGLFRWRSLNGQGVGALARMMGLGRAFESARPALSAVRRVFQPRR